Proteins from a genomic interval of Euleptes europaea isolate rEulEur1 chromosome 16, rEulEur1.hap1, whole genome shotgun sequence:
- the ZFX gene encoding zinc finger X-chromosomal protein, whose translation MDEDGLELQPHDPHAFFDPTGADGTHLNGDEIVVEIQETVYVSDVEDSDITVHNFVPDDPDSVVIQDVVEDVVIEDVHCPDIMEDTDVSQTVIIPEPVLDTDVTEEVSLAHCTVPDEVLSSEITATAMSIPEHVLTSESMHIPEVGHMEHVVHDHNNVVEAEIVADSLEEDVVSEVLVADCASEDVIDASGIPVGHDDKGNCEDYLMISLDDAVKTENDNSGEITIKAESESDPCKMDGICPEVIKVYIFKADPGEDDLGGTVDIVESESENDHGETLINQNSSVRIPREKMVYMTVNDSQHEDEDLNVAEIADEVYMEVIVGEEDAAAAHEQQIDDSEIKSFMPIAWAAAYGNNTDAVENRNGTASALLHIDESPGLGRLAKQKPKKRRRLESRQYQTAIIIGPDGHPLTVYPCMICGKKFKSRGFLKRHMRNHPEHLLAKKKYRCTDCDYTTNKKLSLHNHLESHKLTNKTEKLIECDECGKNFSHAGALFTHKVMHRDKAANKMYKCKFCDYETAEQGLLNRHLLAVHSKNFPHICVECGKGFRHPSELKKHMRIHTGEKPYQCQYCEYRSADSSNLKTHVKTRHSKEMPFKCDICFQIFSDTKELQQHIIMHQESKTHQCLHCDHKSSNSSDLKRHIISVHTKEYPHKCDMCDKGFHRPSELKKHVAVHKGKKLHQCRHCDFKIADPFVLSRHILSVHTKDLPFRCKRCKKGFKLQIELKKHMKTHSGRKVYQCEYCEYSTTDASGFKRHVISIHTKDYPHRCEFCKKGFRRPSEKNQHILRHHKDVGLP comes from the exons ATGGATGAAGATGGGCTTGAACTACAGCCACATGATCCACATGCATTTTTTGATCCAACAG GAGCTGATGGAACACATTTGAATGGAGATGAAATTGTAGTAGAaatacaggaaactgtatatgtgTCAGACGTGGAGGATTCTGACATAACCGTTCATAACTTTGTCCCTGATGATCCAGATTCTGTAGTTATCCAAGATGTCGTTGAGGACGTTGTTATAGAAGATGTTCACTGTCCAGATATCATGGAAGATACAGATGTATCTCAAACTGTCATTATACCTGAACCAGTGCTGGACACTGATGTCACTGAAGAAGTATCTTTAGCACACTGCACTGTTCCTGATGAAGTTTTATCTTCTGAGATCACAGCAACAGCAATGTCAATACCAGAGCATGTACTCACAAGTGAGTCAATGCACATACCTGAAGTTGGACATATGGAACATGTAGTGCATGATCATAATAATGTTGTAGAAGCAGAAATTGTCGCAGATTCTCTGGAAGAGGATGTAGTTTCAGAAGTATTGGTAGCAGACTGTGCCTCTGAAGATGTAATTGATGCCAGTGGAATACCTGTGGGACATGATGATAAGGGCAACTGTGAAGATTATCTAATGATTTCCT TGGATGATGCTGTCAAGACAGAAAATGACAATTCTGGTGAAATAACTATAAAAGCTGAGTCAGAAAGTGACCCTTGTAAAATGGATGGTATTTGTCCAGAAGTCATCAAAGTCTATATTTTCAAAGCTGATCCTGGAGAAGATGATTTGG gAGGCACAGTAGACATTGTGGAAAGTGAATCGGAAAATGACCACGGGGAGACATTAATTAATCAAAATAGCAGTGTTCGTATTCCAAGGGAAAAAATGGTTTATATGACAGTAAATGATTCTCAGCATGAAGATGAAGATTTAA ATGTTGCAGAAATTGCTGATGAGGTCTATATGGAAGTCATTGTAGGAGAGGAGGATGCTGCAGCTGCTCATGAGCAGCAAATTGATGACAGTGAAATTAAAAGCTTTATGCCAATTGCTTGGGCAGCAGCCTATG GTAATAACACTGATGCAGTTGAAAACCGGAATGGTACAGCAAGTGCCCTCTTGCACATAGATGAATCTCCTGGTCTTGGGAGAttagcaaaacaaaaaccaaagaaAAGGCGGAGGCTGGAATCTAGACAATACCAAACAG CAATAATAATTGGGCCTGATGGTCATCCTTTGACAGTCTACCCCTGTATGATTTGTGGGAAGAAGTTTAAATCTAGGGGCTTCTTGAAAAGGCACATGAGGAATCACCCTGAGCACCTTCTTGCCAAGAAAAAATACCGATGCACTGACTGTGATTACACTACAAATAAAAAGTTAAGTTTGCATAACCATCTGGAGAGCCACAAGCTTACCAACAAAACTGAGAAGTTAATTGAATGTGACGAATGTGGGAAAAATTTCTCTCATGCAGGAGCTTTGTTTACTCACAAGGTGATGCACAGGGACAAGGCAGCAAACAAGATGTACAAGTGCAAATTTTGTGATTATGAgacagcagagcagggattaCTGAATCGTCACCTTCTGGCTGTACACAGCAAGAACTTCCCTCATATTTGCGTGGAATGTGGCAAAGGATTTCGTCATCCATCAGAACTCAAGAAACACATGCGAATCCACACTGGTGAAAAACCCTACCAGTGTCAGTACTGCGAGTACAGGTCTGCTGACTCTTCCAACCTGAAAACTCATGTAAAGACTAGGCACAGTAAGGAAATGCCTTTCAAATGTGACATTTGTTTTCAGATATTTTCAGATACCAAAGAGCTGCAACAGCATATCATTATGCATCAAGAAAGTAAAACGCACCAATGTCTGCACTGTGACCACAAAAGCTCAAACTCAAGCGACTTAAAACGACACATAATTTCTGTTCACACAAAAGAGTACCCCCATAAGTGTGACATGTGTGACAAAGGCTTTCACAGGCCATCAGAACTGAAAAAACATGTTGCAGTGCACAAAGGCAAAAAATTGCACCAGTGCAGACATTGTGACTTTAAGATTGCAGATCCGTTTGTTCTAAGCCGCCATATTCTCTCGGTTCATACAAAAGATCTTCCGTTCAGGTGCAAGAGATGTAAGAAGGGGTTCAAACTACAAATAGAACTTAAAAAACACATGAAAACACACAGTGGTAGAAAGGTTTATCAGTGTGAGTACTGTGAGTATAGCACTACAGATGCCTCAGGTTTCAAACGGCATGTTATTTCCATTCATACAAAGGACTATCCTCATCGTTGTGAGTTCTGTAAGAAAGGTTTCCGGAGGCCTTCAGAGAAGAACCAACACATTTTGAGGCACCATAAAGATGTTGGCTTGCCATGA